Proteins from a genomic interval of Leifsonia shinshuensis:
- a CDS encoding TetR/AcrR family transcriptional regulator — protein sequence MPRQERAERSRASILDAAADEFDQHGYAGARLERIVERTGLTKGAVYFHFRSKLDLAKALVAEKYGNWPAIVSDIDASGLRGVAAAAELTRRVGAVFASDVRVRAAMALSQTVLPPGPDADPYDNWVGVVAGYLAQEEGALPQGLEPRALAVVAVQGFFGAYMIAAERGRLDGLPADIDRLWSALGAAFAAAA from the coding sequence ATGCCACGTCAGGAGCGCGCCGAGCGCAGCCGTGCCAGCATCCTCGACGCGGCCGCGGACGAGTTCGATCAGCACGGCTACGCCGGAGCCCGGCTGGAGCGGATCGTCGAGCGCACCGGCCTGACCAAGGGCGCGGTGTACTTCCACTTCCGGTCCAAGCTGGACCTGGCGAAGGCGCTAGTGGCGGAGAAGTACGGCAACTGGCCGGCGATCGTCTCCGACATCGACGCGAGCGGGCTCCGCGGCGTGGCGGCGGCCGCCGAGCTGACCAGGCGGGTCGGCGCGGTGTTCGCCTCGGACGTCCGGGTGCGCGCGGCGATGGCGCTGTCGCAGACCGTGCTCCCGCCCGGCCCGGACGCCGACCCGTACGACAACTGGGTGGGCGTGGTGGCCGGCTACCTGGCGCAGGAGGAGGGCGCCCTGCCGCAGGGCCTGGAACCGCGCGCGCTCGCCGTGGTCGCGGTCCAGGGCTTCTTCGGCGCCTACATGATCGCGGCGGAGCGCGGCCGGCTGGACGGGCTCCCCGCCGACATCGACCGGCTCTGGAGCGCCCTCGGCGCCGCGTTCGCGGCTGCGGCCTGA
- a CDS encoding LysR substrate-binding domain-containing protein, translated as MRIDEIAHFRALAAEGHLALAAETLGVSQSTLSRSLARLEADAGVELFDRRRGHLELNQYGEILLAHASRAEAELETARARIDALRDPAAGIVSLAYVSSFGSWLLPRVVSEYRSLFPDIRFALRGGTADTVLDALREGSADLAFLSPDPRDPDIEWVPLTAERLVLGVPDGHPLATRAEASFADLTEAELVALRPGSGLRTIADAYFAAHGEVLSPVIEVTELSTLRALVRDGVGVALIPDTPAEPGIVAVPLADEAQRVIGLARNRTRSQSAAAEQFARFVREELTAI; from the coding sequence ATGCGGATCGACGAGATCGCCCACTTCCGGGCGCTGGCGGCGGAGGGCCATCTGGCGCTGGCCGCCGAGACGCTCGGCGTCTCGCAGTCGACCCTGTCGCGCTCGCTGGCCCGGCTGGAGGCGGACGCCGGGGTCGAGCTGTTCGACCGCAGGCGCGGGCATCTGGAGCTGAACCAGTACGGCGAGATCCTGCTGGCCCACGCGTCCCGGGCGGAGGCCGAGCTGGAGACGGCCCGCGCCCGCATCGACGCCCTCCGCGACCCGGCGGCCGGGATCGTCTCCCTCGCCTACGTGTCGTCGTTCGGCAGCTGGCTGCTGCCGCGCGTGGTGAGCGAGTACCGCAGCCTGTTCCCCGACATCCGCTTCGCGCTGCGCGGCGGCACCGCGGACACCGTCCTGGACGCGCTGCGCGAGGGCTCGGCCGACCTGGCGTTCCTCAGCCCCGACCCGCGCGACCCCGACATCGAGTGGGTCCCGCTGACCGCGGAGCGGCTGGTCCTCGGCGTCCCGGACGGCCACCCGCTCGCCACCCGCGCCGAGGCGTCGTTCGCGGACCTGACCGAGGCGGAGCTCGTCGCGCTGCGCCCGGGCTCAGGGCTGCGCACGATCGCCGACGCGTACTTCGCGGCGCACGGCGAGGTGCTGTCACCGGTGATCGAGGTCACCGAGCTGTCCACGCTGCGCGCGCTCGTGCGCGACGGCGTCGGCGTCGCCCTCATCCCGGACACGCCCGCCGAGCCGGGGATCGTCGCCGTGCCGCTCGCGGACGAGGCGCAGCGCGTCATCGGGCTCGCCCGCAACCGCACCCGCTCGCAGTCGGCGGCCGCCGAGCAGTTCGCGCGCTTCGTGCGCGAGGAGCTCACGGCGATCTGA
- a CDS encoding ExeM/NucH family extracellular endonuclease: MSPRLRTLWRAATAVAVGAGLAAGSLAATPAFASTDGTGVVINEAYLSGGSAGAAYANKFVELYNPGDQPVALTGWSVQYRSGTSTGAANGVVPLSGTIAAKGYYLVAGASNGTTGAALPTPDAASNGLNPSGTSGTLILAKSATALTLPTGSVTGNPNVVDLIGYGASNTFEGSKTATAPSGNTDVKSLNRTAFKDTDDNAADISLSATITPQNTASAPDPGNPGDGGGTDPGTGTDPGPPGTIAISDIQGTGDTSPKAGQTVSTVGVVTAAYPTGGFNGFYLQTPGTGGAIDLATHTASDAIFVFGSSAVAGVAVGDYVKVTGAVSEYNGLTELTATKVDTLDKSTVTAPTPALVGLPTTDAQRESLEGMLIAPQGAFTVTDVYSANQYGEIGLAAGDKPLVQPTEIARPGTTAYAAAVADNKARSVTLDDGASTNFLSAANKSKPLPYLSLTSPVRVGAPVTFTKPVILDYRNDAWKFEPTAELTPANASAVQPVSFGNTRTAAPATVGGDLRLATFNVLNYFPTTGDQLTGCTFYTDRDGNKITVNSGCDARGAADATSLKRQQDKIVAAINALTADVVSLEEIENSKRFGLDRDDALKTLVSALNAAAGSEVWAFVPSPATVPASEDVIRTAFIYKKAVAAPVGASKILDDAAFSNARQPLAQAFRKVGAQDSSAFIAIVNHFKSKGSGSGADADQGDGQGASNASRVKQANALVAFANERRTTLGSDKVLLIGDFNAYLNEDPIKVLTDAGYVDQVSTRTAKATYSFGGTVGSLDHVLASPAANAAITGADVWNINSVESVALEYSRYNYNVTNFYEAGPYRSSDHDPIVVGLAVKAAPVTLNLLNINDFHGRIDSNTVKFAGTVEKLRAEGGEGNTLFLSDGDNIGASLFASASAGDVPTLDVLNALDLKTSAVGNHEFDKGFADLTGRVKDAAKFGYLGANVYQKGTKTPALPEYATFTVNGLKVAVIGAVTQETPTLVSPGGVSTLDFGDPVEAVNRVAAQLTDGDPANGEADVIVAEYHEGAGFGTPDGATLDQEVAAGGAFADIVTKTSAKVSAIFTGHTHKEYSWDGPVPGVAGATRPIVQTGSYGENIGQVKLTVDPDSRAVTSYTARNVKRTTDADASLVSAYPRVAKVKTIVDKALADAAVIGNQKIGSVTSDITTAYINGARDDRMSESTLGNLVADSLLSTLSPAQSGGAEIGVVNPGGLRAELLYGTDGSVSYAQANAVLPFVNNLWTTSLTGAQFKQALEQQWQRNADGTVPSRPFLNLGLSKNVSYTYDATRPEGDRITSIIVNGTPIDPAKSYRIGTFSFLAQGGDNFRAFAAGTDTRDSGLIDRDAWIGYISAHSPLSPSFARRGVSVTDVPTATLKRGQQVSFGVQKLNLTSLGSPANTSLELSWGGSAVIGSVPVDAAGNATVGFTVPASAAGASTLVLTAKESGTTVRIPLTVEAAPTDGKPTTDPKAAAESALTKALNGKISFKDKAYHAGDPIDVSVGKARAGQWVSVWVYSQPQAVGAGWIQVPADGVLHLTLPKPLAKGDHKLSVQDSKNSVIGWDDLKVANGNAVGHWVWTLIWNWLTGWLWGWQQQ, from the coding sequence ATGTCACCCAGATTGCGCACCTTGTGGCGCGCCGCCACCGCCGTGGCTGTCGGAGCCGGCCTCGCCGCCGGCTCCCTCGCCGCGACGCCGGCCTTCGCCAGCACCGACGGCACCGGTGTCGTCATCAACGAGGCGTACCTCTCCGGCGGCAGCGCCGGCGCCGCCTATGCCAACAAGTTCGTCGAGCTCTACAACCCGGGCGACCAGCCCGTCGCCCTGACCGGCTGGAGCGTGCAGTACCGCTCCGGGACCAGCACCGGCGCGGCCAACGGCGTCGTCCCGCTGAGCGGCACGATCGCGGCCAAGGGCTACTACCTGGTCGCCGGCGCCTCCAACGGCACGACCGGCGCCGCCCTGCCGACCCCGGACGCCGCGAGCAACGGGCTGAACCCGTCCGGCACCTCCGGCACCCTCATCCTGGCCAAGTCGGCCACCGCGCTGACCCTGCCGACGGGCTCCGTCACGGGCAACCCGAACGTCGTCGACCTCATCGGCTACGGCGCCTCCAACACCTTCGAAGGTTCGAAGACTGCGACCGCCCCGAGCGGCAACACGGATGTGAAGTCTCTCAACCGGACGGCCTTCAAGGACACCGACGACAACGCCGCGGACATCTCGCTGAGCGCGACGATCACCCCGCAGAACACCGCGTCGGCCCCCGACCCCGGCAACCCGGGCGACGGCGGAGGCACCGACCCCGGCACGGGGACCGACCCCGGCCCGCCCGGCACGATCGCCATCTCCGACATCCAGGGCACCGGTGACACCAGCCCCAAGGCCGGCCAGACGGTCAGCACCGTCGGCGTCGTCACCGCCGCCTACCCGACCGGAGGCTTCAACGGCTTCTACCTGCAGACCCCGGGCACGGGCGGCGCGATCGACCTCGCCACCCACACCGCCTCCGACGCGATCTTCGTCTTCGGCTCCTCCGCCGTCGCCGGTGTCGCCGTGGGCGACTACGTGAAGGTGACCGGCGCCGTCAGCGAGTACAACGGCCTCACCGAGCTCACCGCGACCAAGGTCGACACGCTCGACAAGAGCACCGTCACCGCTCCCACCCCCGCGCTCGTCGGCCTCCCGACCACCGACGCGCAGCGCGAGAGCCTCGAGGGCATGCTGATCGCCCCCCAGGGCGCCTTCACCGTCACCGATGTCTACTCGGCCAACCAGTACGGCGAGATCGGCCTCGCGGCCGGCGACAAGCCGCTCGTGCAGCCGACCGAGATCGCCCGTCCCGGCACCACGGCCTACGCCGCGGCCGTCGCCGACAACAAGGCCCGCTCCGTCACCCTCGACGACGGCGCCTCGACCAACTTCCTCAGCGCGGCGAACAAGTCCAAGCCGCTGCCGTACCTCTCGCTGACCAGCCCGGTCCGCGTCGGGGCGCCCGTCACGTTCACCAAGCCGGTCATCCTCGACTACCGGAACGACGCCTGGAAGTTCGAGCCCACCGCCGAGCTAACTCCGGCGAACGCGTCCGCCGTTCAGCCCGTCAGCTTCGGCAACACCCGCACCGCGGCCCCGGCCACCGTGGGCGGCGACCTCCGGCTCGCCACGTTCAACGTGCTGAACTATTTCCCGACCACCGGCGACCAGCTCACCGGCTGCACGTTCTACACCGACCGCGACGGCAACAAGATCACGGTCAACTCCGGCTGCGACGCCCGCGGCGCCGCCGACGCGACCAGCCTCAAGCGCCAGCAGGACAAGATCGTCGCCGCGATCAACGCCCTCACGGCCGACGTGGTCTCCCTGGAGGAGATCGAGAACTCGAAGCGCTTCGGCCTCGACCGCGACGACGCGCTGAAGACCTTGGTCTCCGCGCTCAACGCCGCGGCCGGCAGCGAGGTCTGGGCGTTCGTCCCATCCCCGGCGACGGTCCCGGCGTCCGAGGACGTCATCCGCACCGCGTTCATCTACAAGAAGGCCGTCGCGGCCCCGGTCGGCGCGTCGAAGATCCTCGACGACGCAGCGTTCTCCAACGCCCGCCAGCCGCTCGCCCAGGCCTTCAGGAAGGTCGGCGCGCAGGACTCGTCGGCGTTCATCGCCATCGTGAACCACTTCAAGTCGAAGGGCTCCGGGAGCGGGGCCGACGCCGACCAGGGCGACGGGCAGGGCGCGTCCAACGCCTCCCGCGTCAAGCAGGCCAACGCCCTCGTCGCCTTCGCGAACGAGCGCAGGACCACGCTCGGCTCCGACAAGGTGCTGCTGATCGGCGACTTCAACGCGTACCTCAATGAGGACCCGATCAAGGTCCTGACCGACGCCGGCTACGTCGACCAGGTCAGCACCCGGACCGCGAAGGCGACCTACTCCTTCGGCGGCACGGTCGGCTCGCTCGACCACGTGCTCGCGTCGCCGGCTGCGAACGCCGCCATCACCGGCGCGGACGTCTGGAACATCAACTCCGTCGAGTCGGTGGCCCTGGAGTACAGCCGCTACAACTACAACGTCACCAACTTTTACGAGGCGGGCCCGTACCGCTCCAGCGACCATGACCCGATCGTCGTGGGCCTGGCGGTGAAGGCGGCCCCGGTGACGCTCAACCTGCTGAACATCAACGACTTCCACGGTCGGATCGACAGCAACACCGTCAAGTTCGCCGGCACCGTCGAGAAGCTGCGCGCGGAGGGCGGCGAGGGCAACACCCTCTTCCTCTCCGACGGCGACAACATCGGCGCCTCCCTGTTCGCCTCGGCCTCGGCCGGCGACGTCCCCACCCTCGACGTTCTGAACGCGCTCGACCTGAAGACGAGCGCCGTGGGCAACCACGAGTTCGACAAGGGCTTCGCCGACCTCACCGGCCGCGTGAAGGACGCCGCGAAGTTCGGCTACCTCGGTGCGAACGTCTACCAGAAGGGCACGAAGACCCCGGCGCTGCCGGAGTACGCCACCTTCACGGTGAACGGGCTGAAGGTCGCCGTCATCGGCGCCGTCACGCAGGAGACCCCGACCCTGGTCTCGCCCGGCGGCGTCTCGACGCTCGACTTCGGCGACCCGGTGGAGGCGGTTAACCGCGTCGCAGCGCAGCTCACCGACGGCGACCCGGCCAACGGCGAGGCCGACGTGATCGTGGCCGAGTACCACGAGGGCGCCGGCTTCGGCACGCCGGACGGCGCCACGCTCGACCAGGAGGTCGCGGCAGGCGGCGCGTTCGCCGACATCGTCACCAAGACGAGCGCGAAGGTCTCGGCGATCTTCACCGGCCACACGCACAAGGAGTACAGCTGGGACGGCCCCGTCCCGGGTGTCGCGGGCGCGACCCGTCCGATCGTGCAGACCGGCAGCTACGGCGAGAACATCGGCCAGGTCAAGCTCACCGTCGACCCCGACAGCCGCGCGGTGACCTCGTACACCGCTCGCAACGTCAAGCGCACCACGGACGCCGACGCGAGCCTGGTCTCCGCCTACCCGCGGGTGGCGAAGGTGAAGACGATCGTCGACAAGGCGCTCGCCGACGCGGCCGTCATCGGCAACCAGAAGATCGGCTCGGTCACCTCCGACATCACCACGGCGTACATCAACGGCGCCCGCGACGACCGGATGAGCGAGTCCACCCTGGGCAACCTCGTCGCCGACTCGCTGCTGTCGACCCTCTCGCCCGCCCAGTCGGGCGGCGCCGAGATCGGCGTGGTGAACCCGGGCGGCCTCCGCGCCGAGCTGCTCTACGGCACGGACGGATCGGTCAGCTACGCGCAGGCGAACGCCGTGCTGCCGTTCGTGAACAACCTGTGGACGACCTCCCTCACCGGAGCGCAGTTCAAGCAGGCGCTCGAGCAGCAGTGGCAGCGGAACGCCGACGGCACCGTGCCGAGCCGGCCGTTCCTCAACCTGGGGCTGTCGAAGAACGTCAGCTACACGTACGACGCCACCCGGCCCGAGGGCGACCGCATCACGAGCATCATCGTGAACGGCACGCCGATCGACCCGGCGAAGTCGTACCGGATCGGCACGTTCTCGTTCCTCGCGCAGGGCGGCGACAACTTCCGGGCGTTCGCGGCTGGAACCGACACACGCGACTCGGGTCTCATCGACCGGGACGCCTGGATCGGCTACATCTCCGCGCACAGCCCGCTGTCGCCGAGCTTCGCCCGCCGCGGCGTGTCCGTCACGGACGTCCCGACGGCGACCCTGAAGCGCGGCCAGCAGGTGAGCTTCGGGGTGCAGAAGCTGAACCTGACCAGCCTGGGCAGCCCGGCCAACACCTCGCTCGAGCTGAGCTGGGGCGGCTCGGCGGTCATCGGCAGCGTGCCGGTGGACGCCGCGGGCAACGCGACCGTGGGCTTCACCGTCCCGGCCTCGGCCGCAGGCGCGAGCACCCTGGTGCTCACCGCCAAGGAGTCCGGCACGACCGTGCGCATCCCGCTCACGGTGGAGGCCGCTCCGACCGACGGCAAGCCCACGACCGACCCGAAGGCGGCGGCCGAGTCCGCGCTCACCAAGGCCCTGAACGGCAAGATCTCGTTCAAGGACAAGGCCTACCACGCGGGCGACCCGATCGACGTCTCGGTCGGCAAGGCGCGCGCGGGCCAGTGGGTCTCGGTGTGGGTGTACTCGCAGCCCCAGGCCGTCGGCGCCGGCTGGATCCAGGTGCCCGCTGACGGCGTGCTGCACCTCACCCTGCCGAAGCCGCTCGCCAAGGGCGACCACAAGCTGTCCGTGCAGGACAGCAAGAACTCGGTGATCGGCTGGGACGACCTCAAGGTCGCCAACGGCAACGCGGTCGGCCACTGGGTGTGGACGCTGATCTGGAACTGGCTCACCGGCTGGCTCTGGGGCTGGCAGCAGCAGTAG
- a CDS encoding helix-turn-helix transcriptional regulator, producing the protein MVKPTRVTNSIRALRFGAGEMTQAELADRVGVTRQTIIAIEQGRYSPSLEMAFQLARVFGVPLDDVFQYPEE; encoded by the coding sequence ATGGTGAAGCCCACCCGGGTCACCAACAGCATCCGGGCGCTCCGGTTCGGCGCGGGGGAGATGACCCAGGCCGAGCTCGCGGACCGGGTCGGCGTGACCCGCCAGACCATCATCGCCATCGAGCAGGGCCGGTACTCGCCGTCCCTGGAGATGGCCTTCCAGCTCGCTCGGGTGTTCGGGGTCCCGCTCGACGACGTCTTCCAGTACCCCGAGGAGTGA
- a CDS encoding NAD(P)-dependent alcohol dehydrogenase: MNATMRAVVQDVYGTTAALRVEEVPVPSIGPGDLLVRVEAAGIDAGTWHLTTGRPYLMRLMGFGMRGPSQRVRGAAFAGVVEAVGAEVTDLRPGDAVFGSAAGALAERVRAARAEVVPIPAGLGFAEAAAVPISAVTALQALAAAQVDAGDRVLVLGAAGGVGHFAVQLAVARGAEVTGVCSGPKTALVRELGAADAIDYTTTDPLGLGRVWDAIIDTAGNRPLRALRASLAPAGALVLVGGEEGGSILGGMERVAAAGLRNATSRQRLIGLMARERQEDLIELARLYREGAFRPVVDTAYPLERTAEAIDHVGAGRARGKVVVVP; encoded by the coding sequence ATGAACGCCACGATGCGCGCCGTCGTCCAGGACGTCTACGGCACCACCGCCGCCCTGCGGGTGGAGGAGGTGCCCGTGCCGTCGATCGGCCCCGGCGACCTGCTGGTGCGCGTCGAGGCGGCCGGCATCGACGCCGGCACCTGGCACCTCACCACCGGCCGCCCCTACCTGATGCGGCTGATGGGCTTCGGGATGCGCGGCCCGTCGCAGCGGGTCCGCGGCGCCGCCTTCGCGGGCGTCGTGGAGGCCGTCGGAGCCGAAGTGACCGACCTGCGGCCCGGCGACGCCGTGTTCGGCTCGGCCGCCGGAGCGCTCGCCGAGCGGGTGCGCGCCGCGCGCGCGGAGGTCGTGCCGATCCCCGCCGGCCTCGGCTTCGCGGAGGCCGCCGCGGTGCCCATCTCGGCGGTGACCGCGCTGCAGGCGCTGGCCGCTGCGCAGGTGGATGCCGGCGACCGGGTCCTGGTGCTGGGCGCGGCCGGCGGGGTCGGCCATTTCGCCGTGCAGCTCGCCGTCGCCCGCGGCGCCGAGGTGACGGGCGTCTGCAGCGGCCCCAAGACCGCGCTGGTGCGCGAGCTGGGCGCCGCCGACGCGATCGACTACACGACCACCGACCCGCTCGGCCTCGGCCGGGTCTGGGACGCGATCATCGACACCGCGGGCAACCGGCCGCTCCGCGCGCTGCGGGCGAGCCTCGCCCCCGCGGGCGCGCTCGTCCTCGTCGGCGGGGAGGAGGGCGGCAGCATCCTCGGGGGGATGGAGCGCGTCGCCGCGGCGGGGCTGAGGAATGCGACCTCCCGCCAGCGCCTGATCGGCCTGATGGCGCGCGAGCGCCAGGAGGACCTGATCGAGCTCGCCCGGCTCTACCGGGAGGGCGCCTTCCGCCCGGTCGTCGACACCGCCTACCCGCTGGAGCGCACCGCCGAGGCGATCGACCACGTCGGCGCCGGGCGGGCGCGCGGCAAGGTCGTGGTGGTGCCGTAG
- a CDS encoding CHY zinc finger protein yields MSGGVTGPRVLGPTVDDQTRCVHYRTPLDVIAIRFACCGEFYPCHACHAETAGHPAEQWPVAERDERAVLCGVCKATLTIADYLEADSCPECGAPFNPGCTLHTELYFQV; encoded by the coding sequence ATGAGCGGCGGCGTGACAGGGCCGCGTGTGCTCGGCCCGACGGTCGACGACCAGACCCGCTGCGTCCACTACCGGACGCCGCTCGACGTGATCGCGATCCGGTTCGCCTGCTGCGGCGAGTTCTACCCGTGCCACGCCTGCCACGCGGAGACGGCGGGCCACCCGGCGGAGCAGTGGCCGGTGGCCGAGCGGGACGAGCGGGCGGTGCTGTGCGGGGTGTGCAAGGCCACGCTGACGATCGCCGACTACCTGGAGGCCGACTCCTGCCCGGAGTGCGGGGCGCCGTTCAACCCGGGGTGCACGCTGCACACGGAGCTGTACTTCCAGGTGTGA
- a CDS encoding CbiQ family ECF transporter T component, producing MLTLYRPGTGPLHRMPAGPKLLLVLAAVLAVSLLPSTWAAAGIAAALPVVAYALAGLGDGMLGLRELARQVLAVRWVIVITLGGQLLFLGPEPAVANTARVTSAVVLAALLVLTTRVTNLLDAVERGLRPLAALRVDPARAALLLTVTLSTVPVLAGLARDVRDAQRARGARAGLRAFAVPFLVVAFKHADELGDALTARGVR from the coding sequence GTGCTGACCCTCTACCGCCCGGGGACGGGACCGCTGCACCGGATGCCCGCCGGGCCGAAGCTGCTGCTCGTGCTCGCGGCGGTGCTCGCGGTGTCCCTGCTGCCCTCCACCTGGGCCGCGGCCGGGATCGCCGCCGCACTGCCCGTGGTCGCCTACGCGCTCGCCGGGCTGGGCGACGGCATGCTCGGCCTGCGCGAGCTCGCCCGTCAGGTGCTCGCCGTACGCTGGGTGATCGTGATCACCCTCGGCGGCCAACTGCTCTTCCTCGGCCCGGAGCCGGCCGTCGCCAACACGGCCCGGGTGACCTCCGCCGTCGTGCTCGCGGCGCTGCTCGTGCTGACCACCCGGGTCACCAACCTGCTGGACGCCGTCGAGCGCGGCCTCCGGCCGCTCGCCGCCCTGCGGGTCGACCCCGCGCGGGCGGCGCTGCTGCTGACCGTGACGCTGAGCACCGTGCCCGTCCTCGCGGGGCTGGCGCGCGACGTCCGGGACGCCCAGCGCGCCCGCGGCGCCCGGGCCGGCCTGCGGGCGTTCGCCGTCCCGTTCCTGGTGGTGGCGTTCAAGCACGCGGACGAGCTGGGCGACGCGTTGACGGCGCGAGGCGTGCGATGA
- a CDS encoding ATP-binding cassette domain-containing protein, protein MSALRLRDVGVRLGDVDALHDVTLDLDARTVAVIGENGSGKSTFARLLGGLVPASAGELRVLGLDPARQAAELRKRIAVVFSNPDAQIIMPTVAEDVAFSLRADRLGREATAARVAEALDRFGLAALADRPSHDLSGGQKQLLALCGAFVRRPELVIADEPTAYLDARNARRVADHLLEDAGHRLLLVTHDLALAARCDAAVLFAGGTVAAVGEPGDLIAAYERLLAEGSLPC, encoded by the coding sequence GTGAGCGCCCTCCGGCTGCGGGACGTCGGCGTGCGCCTCGGCGACGTCGACGCGCTCCACGACGTCACCCTCGACCTCGACGCGCGCACGGTGGCGGTGATCGGCGAGAACGGGTCGGGGAAGTCCACGTTCGCGCGCCTCCTCGGCGGGCTGGTCCCCGCCTCCGCCGGGGAGCTGCGCGTGCTGGGCCTCGACCCGGCGCGGCAGGCCGCGGAGCTGCGGAAGCGGATCGCGGTCGTGTTCAGCAACCCCGACGCCCAGATCATCATGCCGACCGTCGCGGAGGACGTCGCCTTCTCGCTGCGGGCCGACCGGCTCGGCCGGGAGGCCACCGCAGCCCGGGTGGCCGAGGCGCTCGACCGGTTCGGGCTGGCCGCGCTCGCCGACCGGCCGTCCCACGACCTGTCCGGAGGGCAGAAGCAGCTCCTGGCGCTCTGCGGGGCGTTCGTCCGGCGTCCGGAGCTCGTGATCGCCGACGAGCCCACCGCCTACCTCGACGCGCGGAACGCGCGCCGCGTCGCCGACCACCTCCTCGAGGACGCCGGGCACCGCCTCCTCCTGGTCACCCACGACCTGGCCCTCGCCGCGCGCTGCGACGCCGCGGTGCTGTTCGCCGGCGGCACCGTGGCCGCCGTCGGTGAGCCGGGCGACCTGATCGCGGCATACGAGCGTCTGCTCGCCGAGGGGAGCCTCCCGTGCTGA
- a CDS encoding thiolase family protein, translating to MNAERSPIVIAARRTPIGTRGRALAGLRVEQLAAPVLRAVLDDAATAAGAPADVADVLLGNCMGPGGNPARVAALAAGLDAAIPGGTVDRQCGSGLAAILDAAAGIRAGDGRARLAGGVESASTAPVRSVDGVAYDRAPFAPEGFPDPDMVRAAEDLATHDGIPRSRLDAHAARSHARAREALAAGRFADELVPLAGLDRDDAIGAADRLLPRLPALFPGGALTAGTATRIGDGAAAVLVAPAGAAPGLAVRAGAIVGCDPALPGIGAAPAILSALAAAGVERHQVAAFELVEAFASQSIAVLERIGVAEDDPRVCADGGALALGHPWGASGAVAVVRLFSRLVRGGAPAGTIGVAAASVGGGLGVAAVLEVVR from the coding sequence TTGAACGCTGAGCGCTCCCCCATCGTCATCGCCGCGCGCCGCACCCCGATCGGCACCCGCGGCCGCGCTCTCGCGGGCCTGCGCGTGGAGCAGCTGGCCGCTCCGGTGCTGCGCGCCGTCCTGGACGACGCCGCGACCGCCGCCGGCGCACCGGCCGACGTCGCCGACGTGCTCCTGGGCAACTGCATGGGCCCGGGCGGCAACCCGGCCCGGGTCGCCGCGCTGGCCGCCGGGCTGGACGCCGCGATCCCTGGCGGCACGGTCGACCGGCAGTGCGGGAGCGGCCTGGCGGCGATCCTCGACGCGGCCGCCGGGATCCGGGCCGGCGACGGCAGGGCCCGGCTCGCCGGAGGTGTGGAGAGCGCCTCCACAGCCCCGGTCCGGTCGGTCGACGGGGTCGCCTACGACCGGGCGCCCTTCGCGCCGGAAGGCTTCCCGGATCCGGACATGGTGCGGGCGGCGGAGGATCTGGCGACGCACGACGGCATCCCGCGGTCGCGGCTCGACGCGCACGCCGCGCGCAGCCACGCCCGGGCGCGGGAGGCGTTGGCGGCCGGGCGGTTCGCGGACGAGCTGGTGCCGCTCGCCGGGCTCGACCGGGACGACGCGATCGGCGCGGCCGACCGGCTGCTGCCGCGCCTGCCCGCACTCTTCCCCGGCGGCGCGCTCACCGCCGGGACCGCGACCCGCATCGGCGACGGCGCGGCGGCCGTCCTGGTCGCTCCCGCCGGCGCCGCTCCGGGACTCGCGGTGCGCGCCGGCGCGATCGTCGGCTGCGACCCCGCGCTGCCCGGGATCGGCGCGGCGCCCGCGATCCTGTCCGCACTCGCGGCCGCCGGCGTCGAGCGGCACCAGGTCGCCGCGTTCGAGCTCGTGGAGGCGTTCGCATCGCAGAGCATCGCCGTCCTGGAGCGGATCGGCGTCGCCGAGGACGACCCGCGCGTGTGCGCGGACGGCGGCGCGCTCGCCCTCGGGCACCCGTGGGGCGCCAGCGGCGCCGTCGCCGTGGTCCGGCTGTTCAGCCGGCTCGTGCGCGGCGGGGCGCCGGCCGGGACGATCGGCGTCGCCGCCGCGTCGGTCGGAGGCGGCCTCGGCGTCGCCGCGGTGCTGGAGGTCGTGCGGTGA